TGTACGTATTCAATCATcttattaattgaattaaaaaaaaataagaaagaataataattatttctttaattttaaaaaacacattaaaaccttttatatattatttattaattttaataattaaatattaaaaaaaatttaaataatatccatcaaagaaattaattagtttaatttttataaaattaaaaaattaattaattttatttatattataaaaattaaataataaaatattttaacatttaaaattaataaataattaattaatagattttttaataatttagagataattaatgaattttttaaattaataaatttcactcttaaattaaatagttattttttaaaaaaatataatgctctctttattttataattttttattttatataaattaataaagataatattttattaattttttaattatattcttttaaaatattaaattttaataattaatgagaaattatttttaaaataaaataaaataaaataaattctaatggttaatttatatgttaattatatataaataataattttaaaagtaaaaaatagataaaaattataatagaaaaagaaCACTAACAATCTGTTAGCTGGGCTTGTATTGATGAAGGTGTGAGTGCCACAGCCAGTACATCCCATGCCAGTCCATcgttaataaaatcaaataataagagAAAACTTCAGTGAGGTAGAGGGGCCCACTAACGGCTCTGAAAAATTATAGTGGAAAACAAGTGATATGGGCAGGTGACTTGTTGTTGGATTAAGGGCTATAGGGCCCCCAGTCCCACCACTCCCCATTGTTGTCCCTTTCTTAGGGCAGTTATTGTGATTGGTAATCCAATTGAATTCAATTTTATCTCCTTATTTCTTACCAAGAACACATGCCATGGACCCCATCCCCCTATTTACTGCTACAGTACTAAATGAGACGAGACCTTCAAAATACAAATCCAACAGCTATCTTTGAATTTAGAATCTGCTCAAGTTAATGAGTTTGAATCCATTCAATATTAAAGACAAATATTTCTcacattttatttctattaaatattgaaaatggaattaaattaaatatatatatatatatatatatatatataaatcttttATTGATTATTACTTGCAAGGcaatttaatcaaattatttaaaaaatgatgaatttataactatataacataattaagaaattttgttaaaaaacagtttaaaaataatttaatgactTGTAATTATAATATGCTTATTCGGATTATTTTAAAGCGTGGAATGTTAgtttttaagatttttaaaaataaaaaaaatactatttaatttttatagtataaaaaaatttactaattgattttttaattttaaaaaaattatattaaaataatttttagcattttaaaaaatttataaattaatttttttattaattttttattaaatattttattatttaatttttatgattttaaaaaatttattagttattttttcaaatttttaaaaaatttattaattaatcttttcatatcatagacattttaaatttttttaaaatatttaatagataaaattaattgagGTAGACtagttaaatagtaatttttcttttaaaaaaaattattttagagtacaatatacatataatacaatttttttaatttttaggttTAATCCATTGCCCCCTCTACATCTATTGTTTATTGGAAACCATTACATATCCTTAACTAATTATATCATTTCATTgtatttcttttctctttttagtTTTTGCATACCCATTCTACCTGTGGAAATagtattgtttttttttatagcattatataacttttttttcttccaaTAATGGTTAATAATTTACTCTTGAAAATTTTTAGTTGGAAGCTTACTTAGGATATTAGAAACTTAATTATCTTAGAATTAGGGTCTTGTTAATTTAATATTCTTTTAACATATATTTGGTTTTTTATAATATTCCCTATAGAATCTATATAAAAtccattataattataatataatcattatatatgtaacaattatattataaaatttctttaaatttaactaaataactacataaaaaattggattaacaatatataaatatgtattttGATAATTGAGATCCAAAATGAGTTTAAAATTAAGTGTGTTTTGATAAACtcgttttcctttttattttcattcttttttattttttcggaCTGCACTGTCCTATATTCTTACTCATCTATCGTTTTACACCCTTACCCGtttacatgaaaaatcttttCGAGCGTGTTTGCACCGTCCTACATCCTTTCTCATTTATCGTTTTACACTCTTATCCGTATGTTATCTTCATACAAGTTGTTTATGtaagtaaaatattttgattcttattaaataactatttaattttttttaccctTAGAcacaatttttattattgtagACTTTATTTTAATACGGAGGTTGATTATTAGTGTCTTGAGCTCATTGAATCTTATTTGGCCTGTAGAATCAGATCTTAATTGGTCTGAGTATTGTCCTATGAATGCGCTATGATCCGTATTAACTTGGCTCAAACCTCTTTAATTTGGACCGCAATAGGCCTGGTGATTGGACCCATTAGTCATACACATCTTAATGGTTgataaaatgaatgaatctaattcaatttcaaaacttatttatgtatatatatacaataAAACTTTAGCAAATCATATATGAAAAATTTGTAGTACTAATGTAGGACACAATActagtaaattaaattaattattaatgtgGAAGTGGCATTTCATTACACCCATGGGAGAGAGGAAACGAAGAGAAGTATTGTGATTCAGGCAATTAGAGATTACAAATACAGATAACAGTAATTAACATAATTAAAAGTAGTCCTCAGTCCTTCCTTTGAACCCAATCTGCCCAAAGGTCAGGCACAAGAACAGCCCCAAGTGCCATGTGATCAACCACAACCTGCTCAAATCAATCATATTACAATCAAAGATTTTTGAAAAATTCTGAGAGAAATGAATTGAAGTAATTACCAGAACTGAGAAGTGAGAGGAGGAGGAGAGGGGAAGTGGGCAAGCTCAGTGCCAATACTCTCGAAGAAGAGACCAGTCAAGCTCTTCCCATCGATGGCTGGTATGCTTGAAGGAGCTAGCCACCCTATCAACCCAAACCCTATCACATTCAGGTCCTTTCGCAGCCAATCCCTCTCAAAGCTTCTCACACAACAAACAAAATCCCAATTCGATTATCAATATAACTTgtcattattagtttaattatttaattaacacTTACGTACCACATGAACTTTCCTCCATTAGCACCTGTTTGTCTCAGTAGGTTTCTTTCTGTCACTGCTGATTTCACAAACCCTGAGACAGATATATAACAATTAATCTTAATTTGCATATATATAAAGTAGCTAGAAATGAAATGCTGTACTAATTGTACCTGAGCTAAGGGAGACTCTCTTGGGTGAAGAAATGGGACTACGAGATGACAGTGAGCTACTGCCCAGCCCAACCACAGTTGAAGTTGAAGAGGTAGGAAATGTAGTTgccattttctttcttctttttcttgttgGTTTAGAATGAACAGATCATATCAGGTATATGGGAAGAAAATAACAAAGCAGAAAACAGAAAACTATTGAAAATTTGGTAGATATGATTAAGATTTTGTGGAAGAGGAAGATTGCATGGATGGGTTGTCGATCAATGGGTTTGTGCCACGTTGGACTTGCATGGATAATGTGGGGTCCTTTTTCTCTATTGATCCGAGATCACTAATAGGTTATTTTGTTAAGACTTGGGATGAGGATGAGCTGCTCTGAGGTTTGACATAAATCGTATATATAAATATGAGGGaggttctatttatttattttatttatttatatataggaGGTCCAAATATTATGTGAAAAAATCcatatttaaaaacattttatatattaattaatttataaaataaatttatacattaATCAAACagacatgaaaaaaaaaaaaaatagctcACATATCAAGTAGATATATATTTATAGCCTTCATGCTAATGTACGATAATTTAATTGACTTATTTTTTTCAAgtgtaattaaataattaaaaaactttggcatttttatcttaaaaataattatttttatagtaaaaaaaactTCTGTGTATTATCAATTATcattaaaagtattaaatttccattaaatacaaaaaaatcACTTTCATCATTTTCAAATATCACCATCGCCACCACCaacatctttaatttattatattttatgaaactccaaatgaattttataataagATTAGAGAAAGGGAATATTATTTTAGATGCTACTAGgaaaaaaatagtatttttatagtaaaattcactaaatttaactttaataattattagattAGATTTGAGAATTCacagtaaaaataaattcagataaatttttataaaatcacataaaaatttaatttattttaaaaataaaaaatttttaagttaaaaaaaattaaattcttcctccataaataagagaattaataaaaaaaaatcaattgaattgaatttttatcaattttttaatttcaaataaaagaataaaaataattattgttgAAGTAATATCTATTTTCTAAATAGTTATGATGATAATCTACACTAATACATTTTCTATGGGAATGAGttttatcataatttaattCTAACAGTGAAAGAGATTGACGATTTCACTTCTTTAAATGATGCTTAATATAAGAAAGTGTAGATGAAAAGGTGATAGCTCAACCAATCTACCATAGAAGCTCCCTAAATCAAGATGCCTTCTCTTATTATGTGTTAGGACTATATTTTATAatggttaaaaaaatttaacataatgaaatgttccttttttattttttatttataacttCTTTAACATTTTGACAATAAATTTGTACAGAGCatcatcaattaattaaaacaaataaaaaataatatatttagtttttaatattGTTTTAAATTACAATTGGAAAATCCAACATTTGGATCTTCGGCAAATATAGATTtcgtttaaaaattgaaattctgCAATTCTGATCGCTTCagttttaaaatgaaatcataAACTTGGGGCCGCTAGATAGTTGCTTTTCTTTGTATGTAGATAAGGCCCATGCAATTTTCTTTCACAATTTTTGTCTTTGTTGAAGGTTCATCAACCCAAAAATAAAAAGCCCACTTTTAAAACAAGCTTTACAAGCTTTATGATTGGAGGGATGTAAATAactcaaattaattaatataagttatttgagatttggctttataaaaatatagtcGGCACGATTCATTTTCTAAATGAGTTAAGATTAAATTCAACTTTTAGTCTCGTTTAtgctgaatttaaaatttttaatattcaatttgttaaaattcataaatttgaCTCTTAAACTTATAAATAGATTAATGAATTGACTTGTTGAGTAGACTCATGAATAAATTCGTTAAATAGTCTAAATTCAATATCacaaaagaattgagtttaaaCTTGACTCTGCATAAATTTTCATGAGTTAAATTAAGCCTTCTAAAATTAAACTCTCAAATTTTATTACACTCTTAAAGGTTGCAGAAGTTCAGCtcatgaatttatttttcacaTATTGTACGGATAGGTTTACAtatgtatatttatttaattaaaattatttaatttaaaatttattaattttaaattaaaatttattataaatttaaatgaattaaattatttataaactatttagaattaaacttataaaatctcaatttattttacctcatttactaaataaatcaaaaccatatttattaatatttgaatcgaatttgaaatgaataaaaatcaaactaaaaaaaaacatttgataaactaaatttatactttttaaaattcaacttaATATACTCTATTTTTTCTTAtgaaaagtaatttattttgaaaaacaatgaatattaataaaattagtgatattaataagatttaatttaattttcaatttgacTAAAAACTATTTCTTATtatccattttttttaaaaaaatctcataataaaaaattatcccAACAAATAAAagcttaaaattttaagataaattatactttattcTCTGAATTTGGGTGTATTTTtagaattgaatatttaaatctctttataattaatcgtttaaattatatatcattcaatttatttcttgcaactaaaagcataaaaatatatatatattatcccTTTCTAAAGGATAAATTAGACTTTAGTTCTTAATGTtgctgagattagattgatAATGTGGTCGGAATGGGATTATGTTGTGACTGGCTAGAACCTACAAGGGAGAAAAATTATGAGGCAGTGGTGGGTGTCCACGGCGGCCACTCCAACACTTAAGTCAGTATCATTATGAGTAGAGAGAATGCAATAAATTGCTTAGAGTTTTAGTATTAGAGAATAACGTACTTTTACCTTTGTGATCGTTtccccttttatactgtaaaaagatggagataaatatagcattttctgaGAATCCAGCGATGATGCAGCCAGATGCTCGATAATGGATATCGCCAGCTAATGGGTTGGTGATCCCACAATCATAGACAAAACAAGAATGTACCTAGTAACGGTAACCATGTGCCAAGACTCAGCCTATCaggggagggcgagtcttgatgatggTCCGGGTGTTAAAATGTATGGGTCTCCCTTTCTGTAGAGGAACCGCGTCTCTCACTTGTCAGATCCCTGCCACGTGGTTCCTATTTTGTGGTGACAACTCATAGCTTACTTTGAGCAAATGTTATGTAACATTAGAGGTTTTCCGCCGATCTTCGACTCTTTAAGTTTGAAGGTGACTGTTTGTCTTTCCGATTTAGGACACATGGCATGATCTCAGTTGTGAGCATTGTTTCTCTTGCCTATAGTCACTTTATCTTCTGTGCGGCATTCAATGCTTTGTCGACTGAGGTAACCAAATCAGTGTGGACGATATCATCATGATCTACCAAATCTGTATGGAGGATATATGTTGGGAAATCCAGAGATTATTGTAACCCAAATTGCgtagcagaaaaataaaaatctcttatttccttttccagaatccgagtgcttcgtttatttcaaatgaaggatatgagactaacctgttaatctcgtcgagaagatacaatgccgaattgatggtgctgccttttcaaacgaacaccctcaatggtatccacacgaacatcttctatccttctagaatgctagctctctcaaggatggatagattatgtgctccacaatctgcaactgttagactgaattttctaaaaaccaTCATcactccacaattcgtagaaggagtatttatatatttcagtcttttgtttcccacaactcttttcctaaaagagttgtgttcagagcccactatcacaatctcacagatactcaaatatcttatgtgatagagtcctttatctgtaacagttacagatagactgcagatcttttaaatattattatcttataataataaataattaataataataataacactttattattatcaattaatattaataataataacactttattattattaattatattaataattaataataataacactttattattattaattatattaatgggctttgggcttttagcccattaatatgttatagcacatcaataacgttcttttgtgtgtgacccaataggttcacattaattagcaataggcctagtcccacaaggcccataagtcataagtggcctctagcaagatattatgactacccaactaatatgaggatcaatagtccgataaaggctaataaatagaacatgtattaatacctttgtcacacgatatctagtttgaacataagtcatggtcaatgtcaaacttataatgttcaaacttatgatttctcgatctctaagtagactgataaattcaaatgatattgatcacactatcaattcatttgagcacggctatgcatttttcagtctcacttatcgagggacccaggagatatctctctcaaagagagagacaaatcctatcttaatTGTTAagtatcctctacataatttctattatgctcaatcataacctttatgactgtccgattaaagacaatgtttggttatgtcaaaacataatagtccttatgttggaaactatgacaatctcaagtcaaaggattaagacataactactttgagattcacttatgatagtaacccatgtagtgatctcaatgtaggtccatccaatactttgttctctaacaagtgtctatgattattgaattatatcaacatatacataatcatctcatgattatcaatcaataatcatactagctatattttattattatcaacataataataactaactagggatgttaatcattattacgtaacatgcaaacaaataataatgataataataaaaacctcttttattaataaccaaaatgacatacaaaaaagtccaagataatggcctagggcaaatacactaacaatatCATCATATCTTTCGAAAAACAACTGAAGGTGGGCCTTCGTGAAGGTGCAAGTATACTGCTTAGCTGTGTCATTGGCTGAGGACTACAACCAGCTGACTATAATGGCTTTTCAACATCACAACCCCTGGGGAGATTGGATTTTGCGAGATTGATTCCGAGGGCAAGGAAAAGAAGGAGTCGGAGAGATAGCTCTTCTCATGGCCTTTCAGACAACTTTCTCTCATAGGATGAGATATATTTTAAGGAttttgatgtaatagagacttttGATATAATGGAGACTTTATTTAAGTCCCTTTCTTAACTCCttataactttttttaattgtttcgTATGCTTTTGTGTGCTTCCTTTGTTGCTATCATTTTTGTCAACGAA
This sequence is a window from Manihot esculenta cultivar AM560-2 chromosome 4, M.esculenta_v8, whole genome shotgun sequence. Protein-coding genes within it:
- the LOC110613111 gene encoding photosystem I subunit O; translated protein: MATTFPTSSTSTVVGLGSSSLSSRSPISSPKRVSLSSGFVKSAVTERNLLRQTGANGGKFMCFERDWLRKDLNVIGFGLIGWLAPSSIPAIDGKSLTGLFFESIGTELAHFPSPPPLTSQFWLWLITWHLGLFLCLTFGQIGFKGRTEDYF